The Cydia amplana chromosome 20, ilCydAmpl1.1, whole genome shotgun sequence nucleotide sequence TCTTTAGTTTTTAAATTACAATTgttgtacctacttgtatagTTCATTTTAAATGAACAGTGTATTAAactgtatttattaaaaaaattaaagggtGTGGTAAAACAATTCCAaaagacttattatttatttaaaaattaaaactaaacatttTACTGAAGTAAACAATAAAAGAaaccatatttttaattcacttATTacaaccttttggacgccaatgaccgatatcaCGATATCACCGTAGGTTCAatgccaaagacggattaatcggtcacagaccacagagcaacatagacctacgttttgacatttcaatgatgtggcgtctgagtgacagcttttgtgtttgacaccgtggaaaaggttaaacacATTCATCAATTCTTCCTAtcagcatttaaatacaaaggcAGTCTTCCTTTCCCATTCGTCAATTTTTCTCTTTTATGGACCCTCAGTTGATGACTCATCATGGCATTTCGATAACCAAAAGCTTTTCCACAAATATTGCAGACATGGTTCCTAACTCCCAAATGATCTGCCTCATAATGCCTCTCAAGCTCCGGCTTAGAATAAAAGCCTTTCTTGCAAGTATCGCATTTAAAATCCACAGGGCCTTTGTGCCTTTGCACATGTTTGTTAAGGTTACTCTTCGTTAAGAAGCGTGCGGGGCACTCCATGCAGCGATGCTGATAATCCCTTGTGTGCGTTTGCATGTGCGTCTTCAGTAATCCAGGATGCCGCCCTTTGTATGGGCAAAGTGAGCATTTAGATGCTAATTTGCTGCCATGAATCAAACTGTGGCGTTTGAAAGCGCTCTGCTGAATGAATGATTTGCCGCATGCATCACAAACATATTTTGACGAGTCATTATTATGAATAGCCAAATGGAATTTGTAATAATGTTTTTCATAAGACTTATTGCAGACTGAACATTGAATGCGCTCAGATTCTTTTTTGTCTTTATTATGCGTGTTCGTTATATGATAGTTGAAGTATGTTTTGTTGTATGTCTTATTACAAATAGGACATGTTAGCTTGTCCTCCTTACCGTCAGCTGAGTGAGCTTCCACATGACGGCTGTAATAAGCTCTGCTAACATTTTTGAAACAGATATCACATTGAATCTTTTTGGAATTTCTGGCCTTTTTATGTTCTGCAGATTTTTTATGTTTAGAATACCCTTTAGCTGTCTTGAAAGGAATATCACAAGTTTTACAAGTATATTTATCATCTACAGACATATATTTTTCATCTCCAGATATATTAGCAGTGCTATTTTCAACAATTGGCAGGTCTTGGTTGACATTGTTTTCTGCACTATTAAATGTATCATTAAAAGCGCCTATTGCAGCTAAATCCTCCCAGATATAAAAAGGTTCAACAacaattttttctttaatattatttgAAGAGTTTTCGGTCTCGATATCCGCATTGTTCTCTCCAATGTCTAATAACCCTCCTTCAGATTTTACAGTATCGAAACTGTTAAGTGTAGTATTGGAATCTTCTTGATATTGTTGGTTTTTAAATTGCAAATCCGTTTGCTGTGCTGTCTTTCTGAAAAATACGGCTGCCTGCAGCAACTTTTCACAAGACTCGCAAATGTATTTAGGAAGATTATCGTCACTTCGTATCTCAATACTTCCAAAGGTTTCAATGTCGTTGGAGATGTCCGGCGTGAGTTCGTCACCAAATATTGGGATATCGGCTGCATCTAAGCATACTCTGCATTTATTGTTCAAAACAAAGCGTTCGTTATTGTCACCTTGTTTTGTTTGATTGCACTCGACATATTCGCTGTTTTGAGAGCTTTCTTTGGGTTTCATGGTTAGAACTTGAAGCACTTGTTATGGGACAGTTTGATTTAGTAGTAATAGTGTTAATTTTCCACAAATAACCAACCGGCTTCATAAATTTTCTTTTCGACAAAACGCAGCTTTCGAGACGGGGGAAATATGACATGTGACAATTCTTTTTTGACAGATGCAACTGTGAAACGTTGGGATTATTCTAGGTACATTAAAAAACgcttcacattttttttttaatttctattggTTTAAggttggtgcggtgcggcgccggcGCACGTATCGATAGTGTGATAgtcaatttagactctcgcgcgagccacgagacgaaccgcgagccgcgccacgagacgcgagtccaccgcttacactcgcgttcggcttgtcattcggttataaaccttatgccgtgccgttagtgtttaaattatattagctcgacgagcttgcgagccacgagacgagccgcgagcccaccgcttacactcgcgtctcgtggcgcggctcgtctcgtggctcgcgcgagagtctaatccgcctatgATAGTTGGTCGCCGTACGtacgttaaggacgcagctataagttagagcgagagaATTTtgaccgcaccaaggtcgcgggtggtgcggtagtctgttatggcTTTTAACGCTATTGTACATTTTTAATGCCGGTCAACCAAATctagtcagtaaaaaaaagcggccaagtgcgagtcggactcgcccatgaagggttccgtatttaggcgatttatgacgtataaaaaaaaaactacttactagatctcgttcaaaccaattttcggtggaagtttgcatggtaatgtacatcatatattttttttagttttatcattctcttattttagaagttacaggggggggggacacacattttaccactttggaagtgtctctcgcgcaaactattcagtttagaaaaaaatgatattagaaacctcaatatcatttttgaagacctatccatagataccccacacgtatgggtttgatgaaaaaaaaatttttgagtttcagttcgaagtatggggaaccccaaaaatttattgttttttttctatttttgtgtgaaaatcttaatgcggttcacagaatacatctacttaccaagtttcaacagtatagttcttatagtttcggagaaaagtggctgtgacatacggacggacagacggacagacggacagacagacagacatgacgaatctataagggttccgttttttgccatttggctacggaaccctaaaaaaggcgcgaaattaaaattttctatcggacgatatcccttcgcgcatacatttttcaaatttgccgcctttttctactgtcaagatctggttgaccaagtatattttccGGCTTTTTTTGTGGTTGGCCAAA carries:
- the LOC134657731 gene encoding zinc finger protein 616-like, producing MKPKESSQNSEYVECNQTKQGDNNERFVLNNKCRVCLDAADIPIFGDELTPDISNDIETFGSIEIRSDDNLPKYICESCEKLLQAAVFFRKTAQQTDLQFKNQQYQEDSNTTLNSFDTVKSEGGLLDIGENNADIETENSSNNIKEKIVVEPFYIWEDLAAIGAFNDTFNSAENNVNQDLPIVENSTANISGDEKYMSVDDKYTCKTCDIPFKTAKGYSKHKKSAEHKKARNSKKIQCDICFKNVSRAYYSRHVEAHSADGKEDKLTCPICNKTYNKTYFNYHITNTHNKDKKESERIQCSVCNKSYEKHYYKFHLAIHNNDSSKYVCDACGKSFIQQSAFKRHSLIHGSKLASKCSLCPYKGRHPGLLKTHMQTHTRDYQHRCMECPARFLTKSNLNKHVQRHKGPVDFKCDTCKKGFYSKPELERHYEADHLGVRNHVCNICGKAFGYRNAMMSHQLRVHKREKLTNGKGRLPLYLNADRKN